Proteins from a single region of Streptomyces sp. TN58:
- a CDS encoding C40 family peptidase produces the protein MTAKPKSRTRSALHAATLIALLAGSGYLTYTLRAQEQAKAPAVQVVDGHVTAGSGEAGAQKWERLSSPDRSVVRDGSGQVLATFTDGARTATLTGPSRTFTEPANTTTRVVTENWVRLMPEPWKQGAENEAWFKEWFKKYFGSQEDDIFAMAFQYGDQAPVKKDAQGTSYAGDASFGPLNPNGSAGDDLRLEQSDFYDYLGTPYTFRDGTRKQPQAARYRSMDCSGFVRTVFGYRARYPLLSGDKSGSGLPRTANGMARSGLGADVLPLKGVGGQDRPVNIDVVQPGDLLFFKLDARTGDRLDHTGIYLGTDTDGHKIFISSREEANGPTIGDKGGTSRLDGNGYYATTLRSAKRL, from the coding sequence ATGACCGCCAAGCCGAAGAGCCGCACCCGTTCCGCACTGCACGCGGCCACACTGATCGCCCTGCTCGCGGGCAGCGGCTACCTCACCTACACGCTCCGCGCGCAGGAGCAGGCCAAGGCACCCGCCGTCCAGGTCGTCGACGGACACGTCACGGCCGGCTCGGGCGAGGCGGGCGCCCAGAAGTGGGAACGCCTCTCCAGCCCCGACCGGTCGGTGGTCCGCGACGGCAGCGGACAGGTGCTGGCCACCTTCACCGACGGAGCCCGCACGGCCACGCTCACCGGGCCCAGCCGCACCTTCACCGAACCGGCCAACACCACCACACGGGTCGTGACCGAGAACTGGGTGCGCCTCATGCCGGAGCCGTGGAAGCAGGGCGCGGAGAACGAGGCCTGGTTCAAGGAGTGGTTCAAGAAGTACTTCGGCAGCCAGGAGGACGACATCTTCGCGATGGCCTTCCAGTACGGCGACCAGGCCCCGGTGAAGAAGGACGCCCAGGGCACCTCCTACGCGGGTGACGCCTCCTTCGGGCCGCTCAACCCCAACGGCTCGGCCGGCGACGACCTGCGTCTGGAGCAGTCGGACTTCTACGACTACCTCGGCACGCCGTACACCTTCCGCGACGGCACCAGGAAGCAGCCCCAGGCGGCGCGGTACCGGTCGATGGACTGCTCCGGCTTCGTCCGCACCGTCTTCGGATACCGCGCCCGCTACCCGCTCCTGTCCGGCGACAAGTCCGGCTCCGGTCTGCCGCGGACCGCGAACGGCATGGCCCGCTCCGGCCTGGGCGCCGACGTCCTCCCCCTCAAGGGCGTGGGCGGGCAGGACCGGCCCGTGAACATCGACGTCGTCCAGCCGGGCGACCTGCTGTTCTTCAAGCTCGACGCGCGCACCGGGGACCGCCTCGACCACACGGGCATCTACCTGGGCACGGACACCGACGGCCACAAGATCTTCATCTCCAGCCGGGAGGAGGCCAACGGCCCGACCATCGGCGACAAGGGCGGCACCTCGCGCCTCGACGGCAACGGCTACTACGCGACGACCCTGCGCAGCGCGAAACGGCTCTAG
- a CDS encoding SAM-dependent methyltransferase, translated as MSTPGGPPAAIRWRNAMEAALYGPGGFYVRPGGPGPAGHFRTSVHASALYAGAVARLLLWVDAELGHPRELDLVDVGAGRAELLTGVLAALDAETAARVRPYAVERAERPAGLDPRIRWTAQPPEGTTGLLFANEWLDNVPLDIADGGHYVLVAPDGTESRGGPLEDADRAWLERWWPGGGRAEIGRTRDEAWAAAAATLERGLAVAVDYAHTRQARPPYGTLTGFRGGREVAPVPDGSCDVTAHVALDSCAGPDAVLLTQREALTALGVSGNRPPLALASSDPAAYVRALASAGEAAELTSRSGLGAFGWLVQPVAVRAWPDTPQGAPPPRRDFDDTP; from the coding sequence ATGAGCACTCCTGGTGGACCCCCCGCCGCGATCCGGTGGCGCAACGCGATGGAAGCCGCGCTGTACGGGCCCGGCGGCTTCTACGTGCGCCCCGGCGGTCCCGGTCCGGCCGGCCACTTCCGTACCTCCGTGCACGCCTCCGCCCTGTACGCGGGGGCCGTGGCCCGGCTGCTGCTGTGGGTGGACGCCGAGCTAGGGCACCCGCGCGAGCTCGACCTCGTCGACGTGGGCGCCGGGCGGGCGGAGCTGCTGACCGGGGTACTCGCCGCGCTCGACGCGGAGACGGCCGCGCGGGTGCGCCCGTACGCCGTGGAGCGGGCGGAGCGGCCCGCGGGGCTGGACCCCCGGATCCGCTGGACGGCGCAGCCGCCGGAGGGCACGACCGGGCTGCTGTTCGCCAACGAATGGCTGGACAACGTCCCCCTGGACATCGCCGACGGCGGGCACTACGTCCTGGTCGCGCCGGACGGTACGGAGAGCCGCGGCGGCCCGCTGGAGGACGCGGACCGGGCCTGGCTGGAGCGGTGGTGGCCGGGCGGCGGCCGCGCGGAGATCGGCCGGACCCGCGACGAGGCGTGGGCGGCGGCCGCCGCGACCCTGGAACGGGGCCTGGCGGTGGCGGTGGACTACGCCCACACCCGGCAGGCCCGGCCCCCGTACGGCACCCTGACGGGATTCCGGGGCGGCCGGGAGGTCGCGCCGGTCCCGGACGGCTCGTGTGACGTGACCGCCCATGTGGCGCTGGACTCCTGCGCCGGGCCGGACGCGGTCCTGCTCACCCAGCGCGAGGCCCTGACCGCCCTCGGCGTCTCCGGGAACAGGCCCCCGCTGGCCCTGGCGTCCTCCGACCCGGCGGCCTACGTACGGGCGCTGGCCTCGGCCGGCGAGGCGGCGGAGCTGACCTCCCGGTCCGGCCTGGGCGCCTTCGGCTGGCTGGTGCAGCCGGTGGCGGTACGGGCCTGGCCGGACACCCCCCAGGGGGCCCCGCCACCCAGACGGGACTTCGACGACACCCCCTAG
- a CDS encoding CapA family protein encodes MAPPRPAPALTRAVLLALPLSLALAGCGLLGIPQEKEPSGDGAGAGAKGTGRSFTVAAAGDILIHPQLTDQAARDAKAAGHTGYDFDRIMAGVKPVISKADLGICHMEPVLGKPNGPFQTYPDFLVPPQIAKTIKNTGYDTCSTASNHTLDHGPDGVFRTLDTLDREGLKHTGSARSQEERDTPLILDVKGVKVGQISFAFGFNGREVPKDKPWLANLTSFKAIAAAEKKARAAGAEVVILSIHWGREHQPNPSNPQLELARRIAEKTGINLVIGHHAHVVQPMEKVGGTWVAYGLGNQLARHDVPSGLTEEGAIGWFEFSEKNGTWDVQARFVPTFTDIPPDPESTPGSELPGANTQPVRDHRLVDVVEALGKDGGLLPEQRARYRLAFERTQGTMLNRGAGKDGLRPLRGLPG; translated from the coding sequence ATCGCCCCTCCCCGTCCGGCCCCCGCCCTGACCCGCGCGGTGCTCCTCGCCCTCCCGCTGAGCCTCGCGCTCGCGGGGTGCGGCCTCCTCGGCATACCGCAGGAGAAGGAGCCGTCGGGCGACGGGGCGGGCGCAGGCGCCAAGGGTACGGGCCGCTCCTTCACCGTCGCCGCCGCGGGCGACATCCTCATCCACCCGCAGCTGACCGACCAGGCGGCCCGGGACGCCAAGGCCGCCGGGCACACCGGCTACGACTTCGACCGGATCATGGCCGGGGTCAAACCGGTCATCAGCAAGGCCGACCTCGGCATCTGTCACATGGAGCCGGTCCTGGGCAAGCCGAACGGCCCCTTCCAGACCTACCCCGACTTCCTCGTCCCGCCGCAGATCGCCAAGACGATCAAGAACACCGGGTACGACACCTGCTCGACGGCGTCGAACCACACCCTCGACCACGGACCGGACGGCGTCTTCCGCACCCTGGACACACTCGACCGCGAGGGCCTGAAGCACACCGGGTCCGCCCGCAGCCAGGAGGAGCGCGACACCCCGCTGATCCTGGACGTCAAGGGCGTCAAGGTCGGCCAGATCTCCTTCGCGTTCGGCTTCAACGGGCGCGAGGTCCCCAAGGACAAGCCCTGGCTGGCCAACCTCACCAGCTTCAAGGCCATCGCCGCGGCCGAGAAGAAGGCCCGCGCGGCCGGCGCCGAGGTCGTGATCCTCTCCATCCACTGGGGCCGCGAACACCAGCCGAACCCGAGCAACCCGCAGCTGGAACTGGCCCGCCGGATCGCCGAGAAGACCGGGATCAACCTGGTCATAGGCCACCACGCCCACGTCGTGCAGCCGATGGAGAAGGTCGGCGGCACCTGGGTCGCCTACGGGCTCGGCAACCAGCTCGCCCGCCACGACGTGCCCAGCGGTCTGACCGAGGAGGGCGCCATCGGCTGGTTCGAGTTCAGCGAGAAGAACGGCACGTGGGACGTCCAGGCCCGCTTCGTACCCACCTTCACCGACATCCCGCCCGACCCCGAGAGCACCCCGGGATCGGAGCTGCCCGGCGCGAACACCCAGCCGGTGCGCGACCACCGCCTGGTCGACGTCGTGGAAGCCCTCGGCAAGGACGGCGGCCTGCTGCCGGAACAGCGCGCCCGCTACCGACTGGCCTTCGAACGCACCCAGGGCACCATGCTCAACCGCGGCGCCGGCAAGGACGGGCTGCGCCCGCTGCGGGGGCTGCCCGGGTGA
- a CDS encoding HAMP domain-containing protein produces MSLLGGIRPPITVLAVLLLALAGFTAVTLGNVREGRLPAAVLTSQQHFAEDGAIALRASLDESVTDLDRAAALFSAGKPVAPDAVLDKIGSVYQKWRGTAVVEIGSGRLLAARGENLPLTAIDRTRLADEGGLAPRMVKLSNGETRLLTLSLLSWNGQPQQLLVASSSLRFPGISLGNFRAIAVVGSDGTVLSNDGIPEPEMVLTDLQRADVKRDTKQLRSFARTAAKRAKANPLTTKEPGSGGFPGVSGSLTGGEWGGERAAAGYARLAGPEPGVGTSATSLELTVVAMVNVAQNPARTSDAVAGLALAGALLLVGALVVALLVTTVQRPLITLFLESRRLTRGDLTRPVSVPRGSEAARIGTALERLRTQLLDQDTAQPPAPAGKRKRRTGARTLLALCAVLLLAWCVPLGLLVNRAGADVVVPQQLVNDQRERTDTLNDRIRRALNEGQADLQSVASLMGDDTTPQHMTTVLERTAREHVRYDSLYVLDATGTVLAQAGGTPQATGADGPRKEPIALHDGGKKPVVVATAQLPGQSGSAVVGELRIDFLNSLLKRPGLGEIRVVDSEHRVIASNSGYRAFQKLGDERLDALVAGSALKVGMAPRPGSVLYRSGGDHVIAAAAPFVGGGAAKPLDWTVVSWQSAKGLAIHEYSLQNRTVLAGLLGLAVGAACLGWLRIIVVTPLRELAGRAEALADGDRRTVLYPRHHDEVGAVTRSLEIIRQQLQQQRKQAGGRTPVPAGRN; encoded by the coding sequence ATGTCGCTGCTCGGCGGCATCAGGCCGCCGATCACCGTGCTCGCGGTACTGCTGCTCGCCCTGGCGGGATTCACCGCGGTGACCCTGGGCAACGTCCGCGAGGGCCGGCTGCCCGCCGCCGTGCTCACCTCCCAGCAGCACTTCGCGGAGGACGGCGCGATCGCGCTGCGCGCCTCGCTGGACGAGAGCGTCACCGACCTCGACCGGGCAGCGGCCCTGTTCTCCGCCGGGAAACCGGTGGCCCCGGACGCCGTGCTCGACAAGATCGGCAGCGTCTACCAGAAGTGGCGCGGCACCGCCGTCGTCGAGATCGGCTCGGGCCGGCTGCTGGCCGCCCGCGGCGAGAACCTGCCCCTGACCGCGATCGACCGCACCCGGCTCGCCGACGAGGGCGGCCTGGCCCCCCGCATGGTCAAACTGTCCAACGGCGAGACCCGGCTGCTCACCCTCTCCCTGCTGTCGTGGAACGGCCAGCCCCAGCAGTTGCTGGTCGCCTCCAGCAGCCTGCGCTTCCCCGGTATCAGCCTCGGCAACTTCCGGGCCATCGCCGTCGTCGGCTCCGACGGCACGGTGCTCAGCAACGACGGCATCCCCGAGCCCGAGATGGTCCTCACCGACCTCCAGCGCGCCGACGTCAAACGCGACACCAAGCAGCTGCGCTCCTTCGCCAGGACCGCCGCCAAGCGGGCCAAAGCCAACCCGCTGACCACGAAGGAGCCCGGCTCCGGCGGCTTCCCCGGCGTCAGCGGCAGCCTCACGGGAGGCGAATGGGGCGGTGAACGCGCCGCCGCCGGCTACGCCCGCCTCGCCGGACCCGAGCCGGGCGTCGGCACCAGCGCCACCAGCCTGGAACTGACCGTCGTCGCCATGGTCAACGTCGCGCAGAACCCGGCCCGCACCTCCGACGCCGTCGCCGGGCTGGCCCTGGCCGGCGCCCTGCTGCTCGTCGGCGCCCTGGTCGTCGCCCTGCTCGTCACCACCGTGCAGCGGCCGCTGATCACCCTGTTCCTGGAGAGCCGGCGGCTTACCCGCGGCGACCTGACCCGCCCGGTGTCCGTCCCCCGCGGGAGCGAGGCGGCCCGGATCGGCACCGCACTGGAGCGGCTGCGCACCCAGCTGCTGGACCAGGACACCGCCCAGCCGCCCGCCCCCGCCGGCAAGCGGAAGCGCCGTACGGGCGCCCGTACCCTCCTCGCCCTGTGCGCGGTCCTGCTCCTGGCCTGGTGCGTGCCGCTGGGCCTGCTGGTCAACCGGGCCGGCGCGGACGTCGTCGTACCGCAACAGCTGGTCAACGACCAGCGCGAGCGCACCGACACCCTCAACGACCGCATCCGGCGCGCCCTCAACGAGGGCCAGGCCGACCTGCAGTCCGTCGCCTCGCTGATGGGCGACGACACCACCCCGCAGCACATGACCACCGTCCTGGAGCGCACCGCCCGGGAGCACGTCCGCTACGACTCCCTCTACGTGCTCGACGCCACCGGCACGGTCCTCGCCCAGGCCGGAGGCACACCGCAGGCCACCGGCGCCGACGGCCCCCGCAAGGAGCCGATCGCGCTCCACGACGGCGGCAAGAAGCCGGTCGTCGTCGCGACCGCCCAGCTCCCGGGCCAGAGCGGCTCGGCGGTCGTGGGCGAGCTGCGCATCGACTTCCTCAACTCGCTGCTCAAGCGGCCGGGCCTGGGGGAGATCCGGGTGGTCGACTCCGAGCACCGGGTCATCGCCTCCAACAGCGGCTACCGCGCCTTCCAGAAGCTCGGCGACGAACGACTCGACGCCCTGGTCGCGGGCTCCGCCCTCAAGGTCGGCATGGCCCCGCGCCCCGGCAGCGTCCTGTACCGCAGCGGCGGCGACCACGTCATCGCGGCAGCCGCGCCGTTCGTGGGCGGCGGCGCCGCCAAGCCCCTGGACTGGACCGTGGTCAGCTGGCAGTCCGCCAAGGGCCTGGCCATCCACGAGTACAGCCTGCAGAACCGCACCGTGCTCGCCGGCCTGCTCGGCCTCGCGGTCGGCGCGGCCTGCCTGGGCTGGCTCCGGATCATCGTGGTCACCCCGCTGCGCGAACTCGCCGGGCGCGCCGAGGCGCTCGCCGACGGCGACCGGCGCACGGTCCTGTACCCGCGCCACCACGACGAGGTGGGCGCCGTGACACGGAGCCTGGAGATCATCCGCCAGCAGCTCCAGCAGCAGCGCAAGCAGGCCGGCGGGCGAACGCCCGTACCGGCCGGAAGGAACTGA
- the pgsB gene encoding poly-gamma-glutamate synthase PgsB codes for MLFLYCVLLACCAIMLVAGIVEQRRHFASLHRIPNRVLVNGIRGKSSITRLCAGALRGGGLTTVAKTTGTAARFIHPDATEEPVYRKFGIANVVEQIGIVRRASAYRPDALVMECMAVMPALQEINQSKLIQSTIGVLCNVREDHVAEMGPTLDDIARSLSRSMPYGGICVTAEKERFDVLKEEADARGCRLLYADPDTVSDEELRGFSWFTFKENVAIALLVAELLGVDRETALRGMYEAPPDPGVLSVERYLAPGGKRLRFANVFAANDPESTLMNINQLLDLGAVDRPLSVVINCRPDRVERNGQMGAIIPELRPDKVFVIGHPAKSAIDAIPAEWRDRAVDLGGDHRDGEEFMRELLGHLGPSSSLVAIGNIHGQGEVLLEHLAELPADETSDSDDADRTPDAAPAARTDRPVPPYAGAAYGQDPYTQRPHGQSPSPQVPDARIPQARSPYGQDPYDRAPGGQDPYPNSPYPRDAYPQGPAPDPHGIRAATPVPAWPQQHQPRPQIHPSPPQGQRHTPGEPR; via the coding sequence GTGCTCTTCCTCTACTGCGTGCTGCTCGCCTGCTGCGCGATCATGCTCGTCGCGGGCATCGTGGAGCAGCGGCGGCACTTCGCCAGCCTGCACCGCATACCGAACCGGGTGCTGGTCAACGGCATCCGCGGCAAGAGCTCCATCACCCGGCTGTGCGCGGGGGCGCTGCGCGGCGGCGGCCTGACCACGGTCGCCAAGACCACCGGCACCGCGGCCCGGTTCATCCACCCGGACGCCACCGAGGAGCCCGTCTACCGCAAGTTCGGCATCGCCAACGTCGTGGAGCAGATCGGCATCGTGCGGCGCGCCTCCGCCTACCGTCCGGACGCGCTCGTCATGGAGTGCATGGCGGTCATGCCGGCACTCCAGGAGATCAACCAGTCCAAGCTGATCCAGTCGACCATCGGCGTCCTGTGCAACGTCCGCGAGGACCACGTCGCCGAGATGGGCCCGACCCTCGACGACATCGCGCGCTCCCTGTCCCGGTCGATGCCGTACGGCGGGATCTGCGTCACCGCCGAGAAGGAGCGCTTCGACGTCCTGAAGGAGGAGGCCGACGCCCGGGGCTGCCGGCTGCTGTACGCCGACCCCGACACGGTCAGCGACGAGGAGCTGCGCGGCTTCAGCTGGTTCACCTTCAAGGAGAACGTCGCCATCGCGCTCCTGGTCGCCGAACTCCTCGGCGTCGACCGGGAGACCGCCCTGCGCGGGATGTACGAGGCCCCGCCGGACCCGGGTGTGCTCTCGGTCGAGCGGTACCTGGCCCCTGGCGGGAAGCGGCTGCGGTTCGCCAACGTCTTCGCGGCGAACGACCCCGAGTCGACGCTGATGAACATCAACCAGCTGCTGGACCTCGGCGCGGTGGACCGCCCGCTGAGCGTGGTGATCAACTGCCGGCCGGACCGGGTCGAGCGCAACGGCCAGATGGGTGCGATCATCCCCGAGCTGCGGCCGGACAAGGTCTTCGTGATCGGCCACCCCGCCAAGAGCGCCATCGACGCGATCCCGGCGGAGTGGCGCGACCGCGCCGTCGACCTCGGCGGCGACCACCGCGACGGCGAGGAGTTCATGCGGGAGCTGCTGGGGCACCTCGGCCCCAGCTCCTCGCTCGTCGCCATCGGCAACATCCACGGGCAGGGCGAGGTGCTGCTGGAGCACCTCGCCGAGCTGCCGGCGGACGAGACGTCCGACTCCGATGACGCAGACCGTACGCCAGACGCCGCCCCGGCGGCCCGGACCGACCGGCCCGTCCCCCCGTACGCGGGGGCCGCGTACGGCCAGGACCCCTACACGCAGCGCCCGCACGGGCAGAGCCCGTCCCCACAGGTCCCGGACGCGCGGATCCCGCAGGCGCGGAGCCCGTACGGGCAGGACCCGTACGACCGGGCCCCGGGCGGGCAGGACCCGTACCCGAACAGCCCGTACCCGCGGGACGCGTACCCGCAGGGCCCCGCTCCCGACCCGCACGGCATCCGCGCCGCCACGCCCGTACCGGCCTGGCCGCAGCAACACCAGCCGCGGCCGCAGATCCACCCGAGCCCCCCACAGGGGCAACGGCACACCCCAGGAGAACCCCGTTGA
- a CDS encoding poly-gamma-glutamate biosynthesis protein PgsC/CapC encodes MIPAVLTPEIAAIGIALGLLFSLVCYLTTNLSPGGMITPGWLALTLLEDLQRAALVVGVTVATYALTLVVQRFVILYGKRLFAAVVLLGVLLQATVVIVLQMEFPLLYANQTLGFIVPGLIGYQLVRQPKGATLLATGSTTLMTYVVLTAGILLGVMPAA; translated from the coding sequence TTGATCCCCGCCGTCCTCACCCCCGAGATCGCCGCGATCGGCATAGCCCTGGGTCTGCTGTTCTCCCTCGTCTGCTACCTGACGACCAACCTCTCCCCCGGCGGGATGATCACCCCGGGCTGGCTCGCGCTGACCCTCCTGGAGGACCTTCAGCGAGCCGCCCTCGTGGTCGGCGTGACCGTCGCGACGTACGCGCTGACGCTGGTCGTGCAGCGCTTCGTGATCCTCTACGGCAAGCGGCTGTTCGCGGCCGTCGTGCTGCTCGGCGTCCTGCTCCAGGCCACCGTGGTGATCGTGCTCCAGATGGAGTTCCCCCTCCTCTACGCCAACCAGACCCTCGGCTTCATCGTGCCCGGCCTGATCGGCTACCAGCTGGTCCGCCAGCCGAAGGGGGCCACCCTGCTCGCCACCGGCAGCACCACGCTCATGACCTACGTCGTCCTGACCGCCGGCATCCTGCTCGGCGTCATGCCGGCCGCCTAG
- a CDS encoding response regulator transcription factor has product MSIRVMLVDDQVLLRTGFRMVLAAQPDMEVVAEAGDGLEALEVLRATKVDVVLMDVRMPRLDGVEATRRICAPEEHPKVIILTTFDLDEYAFSGLKAGASGFMLKDVPPAELLGAIRSVHSGDAVVAPSTTRRLLDRFAPMLPTTTQEPENKEIERLTEREREVMLLVAQGLSNGEIAARLVLSEATVKTHVGRILTKLGLRDRVQVVVLAYETGLVRAGGGAG; this is encoded by the coding sequence ATGTCCATCCGAGTGATGCTGGTCGACGACCAGGTCCTGCTGCGCACCGGCTTCCGGATGGTGCTCGCCGCCCAGCCGGACATGGAGGTGGTCGCCGAGGCGGGTGACGGCCTGGAGGCGCTGGAGGTGCTGCGGGCCACGAAGGTGGACGTGGTGCTGATGGACGTCCGCATGCCCAGGCTCGACGGCGTGGAGGCGACGCGGCGGATCTGCGCGCCCGAGGAGCACCCGAAGGTGATCATCCTGACCACCTTCGACCTGGACGAGTACGCCTTCTCGGGCCTGAAGGCGGGGGCGAGCGGCTTCATGCTGAAGGACGTGCCGCCGGCCGAACTGCTGGGTGCCATCCGCTCGGTGCACAGCGGTGACGCGGTGGTGGCCCCGTCGACGACGCGGCGCCTGCTGGACCGCTTCGCGCCGATGCTGCCGACGACGACGCAGGAGCCGGAGAACAAGGAGATCGAGCGGCTGACGGAGCGCGAGCGCGAGGTCATGCTGCTGGTGGCGCAGGGGCTCTCGAACGGCGAGATCGCGGCGCGGCTGGTGCTGTCGGAGGCGACGGTGAAGACCCATGTGGGCCGCATCCTGACCAAGCTGGGGCTGCGCGACCGGGTGCAGGTGGTGGTCCTGGCGTACGAGACGGGCCTGGTACGGGCGGGCGGCGGGGCCGGATAG
- a CDS encoding sensor histidine kinase: MQRLYDFLRRHPTGVDSFWAVLFFGVSMLNVVGEPDISRPLKIVAVPVVLALSTALALRRRWTQGMFWLTLGAGLLQLGAGIIAGFWDIAMFVILYTVAASEVPRWVSRTALGWGLAAAPLYFLRHGVDKGSNDVDNALFAVFMIVPFVLAWVLGDSLRTRRAYYAQLVERNQRLEKEREAQSKVAVAAERARIARELHDVVAHNVSVMVVQADGAAYVMDVAPEQAKEALQTISGTGRQALAEMRRLLGVLRTGEPQESEDYVPQPDVEQIEVLVEQVRAAGLTVDFEVEGAPRQLPSGVELTAYRIVQEALTNTRKHGGPDARASVRLVYFDDGLGLLVEDDGRGAAHELYEDGGADGAGHGLIGMRERIGMVGGTLDAGPRPGGGFRISALLPLKKK, translated from the coding sequence GTGCAGCGCCTCTACGACTTCCTCCGCAGACACCCGACGGGCGTCGACAGCTTCTGGGCTGTGCTCTTCTTCGGGGTCTCGATGCTGAACGTCGTGGGCGAGCCCGACATCAGCCGGCCCCTCAAGATCGTCGCCGTTCCCGTCGTCCTCGCGCTGAGCACGGCCCTGGCCCTGCGCCGCAGGTGGACGCAGGGGATGTTCTGGCTCACCCTCGGGGCGGGCCTGCTCCAGCTGGGCGCCGGCATCATCGCCGGCTTCTGGGACATCGCGATGTTCGTGATCCTCTACACGGTGGCCGCGAGCGAGGTCCCCCGCTGGGTCTCGCGCACCGCCCTTGGCTGGGGGCTGGCGGCCGCGCCGCTCTACTTCCTGCGGCACGGCGTGGACAAGGGCAGCAACGACGTCGACAACGCCCTCTTCGCCGTCTTCATGATCGTCCCCTTCGTCCTGGCCTGGGTGCTGGGCGACTCCCTGCGCACCCGGCGGGCCTACTACGCCCAGCTGGTCGAGCGCAACCAGCGGCTGGAGAAGGAGCGCGAGGCCCAGTCCAAGGTGGCCGTGGCCGCCGAGCGCGCCCGGATCGCCCGCGAGCTGCACGACGTCGTCGCGCACAACGTCTCGGTGATGGTGGTCCAGGCGGACGGGGCCGCGTACGTCATGGACGTGGCCCCCGAGCAGGCGAAGGAGGCGCTGCAGACCATCTCCGGGACGGGCCGGCAGGCCCTCGCCGAGATGCGCCGGCTGCTCGGCGTGCTGCGCACCGGCGAGCCTCAGGAGTCCGAGGACTACGTTCCGCAGCCCGACGTGGAGCAGATCGAGGTCCTGGTCGAACAGGTGCGGGCGGCCGGGCTCACGGTGGACTTCGAGGTCGAGGGCGCCCCGCGGCAGCTGCCCAGCGGTGTCGAGCTGACGGCGTACCGGATCGTGCAGGAGGCCCTGACCAACACCCGCAAGCACGGCGGCCCCGACGCCAGGGCCAGTGTGCGGCTGGTGTACTTCGACGACGGGCTCGGCCTGCTGGTCGAGGACGACGGCCGGGGCGCGGCCCACGAGCTGTACGAGGACGGCGGCGCGGACGGTGCCGGACACGGGCTGATCGGCATGCGCGAGCGGATCGGTATGGTCGGCGGAACCCTGGACGCGGGGCCGCGGCCCGGTGGCGGCTTCCGGATCAGCGCACTGCTGCCCCTGAAGAAGAAGTGA